The following coding sequences are from one Asterias amurensis chromosome 8, ASM3211899v1 window:
- the LOC139941071 gene encoding protein DPCD-like — protein sequence MASSTSQVSSIENWLQELQSAKKTALVQDDRKKIHFIFKTGTEMVEEYDIKTNELLVRKWRTKTTLGREGKWDFEIGEQFSPAGNLEAELFRESNLNPIFTRKDTKQNFQWRIRNLPYPVSVYDVTIDKDNRCCIIRTSNKKYYKKFTLTDMDRAGLPLDPQALTVAHANNTLIVTYKKPAEILKMERQVQQELLKIKATRDGDMECAPS from the exons atggcgtccTCCACGAGCCAAGTTTCTTCAATTGAAAACTGGCTGCAAGAGTTACAATCAGCCAAGAAGACAGCCTTGGTACAAGATG ATCGTAAGAAGATCCACTTCATATTTAAGACAGGCACTGAAATGGTAGAGGAGTACGACATCAAAACAAATGAATTACTCG TCAGAAAATGGAGAACAAAGACAACATTAGGCAGAGAGGGAAAGTGGGATTTTGAGATCGGTGAACAATTCAGCCCAGCCGGTAATCTGGAAGCTGAACTTTTCCGGGAAAGCAACTTAAAT CCTATCTTCACAAGGAAAGACACCAAACAGAATTTCCAATGGAGGATTCGTAACCTGCCTTACCCAGTCAGTGTGTATGATGTCACAATAGACAAAGACAACAGATGTTGCATTATCAGAACTTCAAATAAAAA GTATTACAAGAAATTCACATTGACTGATATGGATAGAGCTGGTCTTCCACTGGACCCACAAGCACTGACAGTAGCACACGCAAACAATACTTTAATTGTGACG TACAAGAAGCCAGCAGAGATCTTGAAGATGGAGAGACAAGTCCAGCAGGAATTGTTGAAGATAAAAGCTACAAGAGATGGCGATATGGAATGTGCTCCAAGCTAA